The segment GCGGCGCGAAAGTGGCATCGGGGACGCAACGCGGCGCATGCGCGGGTCTGGGATAAGTTTTATTCCGCGGACAGGAGGTGGTGGCAGTGGCGGATTCGACTCTGCGGGTCCGGCAGGCCGCTGCTTTGCACCGGCAGGCGGCGGCGACGGTGGACGCGGCCGCTGCCGCGCTGGAGGCGTACGCCCCGGCCGTTGTCGACCCCCGGGAGCAGCACCGGCTTGCCGAGCGGTTGCGGACAGCGGCCGACCGGCTGGCGCCCGGCTGGCTGGGCGCCACGTTGGACGCGCTGTCGCCGACCGCACCGCTCGGTGATGGTGGGGGCACGCCGCAATTCGTCCGGCTGGGGGTCGCTCAGCCGTTGGACGACGTCCGGTTTCCAGCGGTCGTGCCATTGCTCGGCGCGGGTCACCTGACCGTTGACGCGACCGCCACCGATCCGCGCGTGTTCGGTTTGCTGCGCTCGCTGCTGCTGCGCCTGCTGGCTGCCTCCCCGGCCGGGTCCCTGCTGGTCCGCACCGTTGACGGCATCGGCGGCGGCGCGGTGTTCGCCCCGTTCGAGGAGCTGGCCGACGCCGGGCTGATGGCGCCACCGGCGACCGATCGGCAGGGCCTTCGCGACGTGCTCTCCGAGGCGGAGAAGTGGCTGCGCCCGGTGCGCGGCGGCGCCACCCGGCGCAACCGGCGGGACCGGATGATGCTGGTCGTGATCGCCAGCCTGCCGGAGCTGACCGAGGGCGAGGAGTTGCGCCGGATCGCGGCGCTGGCGCAGCAGGGACCGGATTCCGGGCTGCATCTGATCGTGGCCGGCTGGCCGCCTCCGCCGCTGACCGCGGAGACCACGCAGGCGCCGCTGCCGCGGACCACCGCGATCTCGGTGCGCAACCCGTTCGCGATCATCGGGGATCCGCCGGGCGGCACGTTCGGCTCGACGCCCGAGGCGCTGTGGCTGAACGCCCCGGTCTTCCTGGACGAGGATCCGCCGCCACACCTGATCGACGCGGTCTGCCACGAGCTCGCCGCGGACACCGCGGAGGCCTCCCGAGTCACACTCGCCGACCTGCTGCCCGAGGCCGCCGACGAGATGTGGGGCGGTGACGCGGCGGCCGGGGTGGAGACCGTGGTGGGCCATCACGGAGATGTGCCGCTGGTGCTGCGGTTCAACGACCTGACCCCGCACTGGATGGTGGGTGGCCGCTCCGGCGCCGGTAAGACCGCCTTCCTGATCAACGTGCTCTACGGCCTGGGCACCCGGTACGGGCCGGACCAGCTCGCCCTCTACCTGCTCGACTTCAAGGAGGGCGTGTCCTTCGCGGAGTTCGTGCCGACCCGGCGGGACCGCACCTGGCTGCCGCACGCCCGCGCGGTCGGCGTCGAGTCCGACCGGGAGTACGGGCTGGCCGTCCTGCGCGAGCTAGACGCCGAGATGGGCCGCCGCTCGATGGCGTACAAGCGGGCCGGGGTGTCGCGCTTCGCGGATCTGCGGGCGGTCGTCGCCGAGGAGGGCCGGGGGACACCGCTGCCGCGGATCCTCTGCGTGATCGACGAGTTCCAGGTGCTGCTGGCCGGAAACGACCCGACCGCTGCCGACGCGGTGGCACTGCTCGAGTCATTGGCGCGCAAGGGCCGGTCGTACGGGATTCATCTGGTCCTGGCCAGCCAGACCGTGCTCGGCGTGGAAGCGCTCTACGCCAAGCGGGACTCGATCTTCGGTCAGTTCCCGGTCCGGATCGCACTGCCGGGCGGTGGGGACGTGCTGGAGCCCACCAACGACGCCGCCGCGGGCCTGCCGATGGGCAGCGCGGTGGTGAACACCGCCGGCGGGCTGGGTGGCCCGCGCGGCGCCACCCGCGGTCACGAACGGGTGGTGCGCTTTCCCGACCCGCACGCTGACCAGCCGCTCCTCAGCGACCTGCGGCATCGGCTGTGGGGCGCCCGCGACCCGGAGGCGGTGCCGCCCCGGGTCTTCGCCGGGTACGCCCATCAGCACCTCGCCGACGACCCCACCTACCGCGCCGCGCTGGCCGGCCGGCTGGGTCGCCCCGCGGCCCTGGTCGGCCGGGTGATCGACGTCAGCCTGTCGACGGCCACCTTCCCCCTGGACTCCTCCCCGGGACGGCACCTGGCCATCCTGGGCTCCCTGCCGACCGGCGCCGAGGTCCTGGACGCCGCGGCCCGCAGTGTCGCCGCCGCGCACGCTCCGCGTACCGCTCGGTTCGTGATCGCGTCGCTGGTCGCTGAGGGTGACGCCGTGGCCGCCGAGTTGGCCGCCGAGTTGGCCGCCGAGCTCGCCCACCGGCAGGAGGTGGTGGTGGTCGACGCCGCCGGCCTCGCCGCCGAGCTGGATGCGGAACGCCCCGGCTACCGGGTGATCTTCGGGATGGACGCCGCTCCGCCGGGCAGCCTGACCGGCCTGCGGCAGCTGCTGCGGGACGGTCCGAGCCGCGGCGCCCACCTGCTGTCCTGGTGGCGCGGGGTGCGCCGGTTCGGCGAGGAGACCGGGGGCAGCATGGGCCGCGAGGACGTGGCCGGCCTGCTCTTCCTGAACGTGCCGCAGCAGGACGTCTCGCTGATGCTCGGCCGGGCGGTCGACTGGCATCCCCGGGAGAACCGGGCGCTGTTGCACGATCGCCAGGCCGACCGCACGGTGACGGTGGTTCCGTTCGTCCATCCAGAAAGTGACGTGCCGTGACGGATCAGGCGGAGCAGCACGGCGTGGTCCCGGCCCAGGCGGGGCCGCCGCCGGACGACCCGTGGGCGGATTACCTGGCCGCGGCCCGGGATCTGGATGCGGTGCGCCGGGCCGCGAGCTCGGCGCAGGGCGAGCATGCCGCGACGGTCGCGGCCGCACGGCAGGAACTTTCGGCGGTACGCGCGCGGCTCGCACCGCAACGAGCGAGGTTGGTGCGCGACTTCGGCGTACCGGAAATCGATCTGACGCCGCAGCCGACCGACCAGGCCGAGGCGATGGAAAGGGTGGCCGGTGGGCCGGCCGCGGTGCTGGCTGCGCTGCGTGCGGCCCGGACCACCGCGGACGCCGCGGACAACGCCTTCGTCGGCCCGGCGCCGCTGGGCCCGGAACGGCCGTGGCTGCGCAATGTGCTGATCTACGGACCGTTCGCGGCCGTGGTGCTGCTGATCCAAATCGTGCTGTTCCTGATCACCGATTCACCGCCGGACTACGCCCTGCTGTGCGGGCTCAGCATGCCGCTGCTGGCGTTCGGGCTGGGCTGGGCCACGATCGGCTTCGTGTACGGCGACGAGGGCCGCAAAGCCGACCGCACCCCGCTCGCCGGCGTGATCGTCTGCCTGGTCCCGGTACTGCTGACCTGTATGGGTCAGGGCCTCAAGTTCTTCTTCAGCTGAAAGGGCTGCGATGGCGAGCGTCGAGGAAGTCAAGGTCAACGTGGCCGCGTCGGTGGCCGGCGCCGAGCGGGCGGTGGTCGGCATCCAGGCCGTCGCCGATCAGCTGGACCAGTCTCTGGCGCTGCTGCGGCTGACCGCGGTGGGCTCGTTCCACCCGGCCACGGCCGCCGCCATCGCGAGCCTGGAGCAGGCCCGCGGACGGCTGGACGAGGCGACTCAGCTGACCCGGGCCGCGATGGACTCGGCCAACCAGTTCCGCAGCCTTATCTAGAGGGTCCGGTCCTACCTGGCGTTTATCAAGGCCATCACTTCGGCGCGGACCTTGCCGTCGGTCTGGAAACCGCCGCGCACCGCCGAAGTGACCGTGCGCGCGCCGGCCTTGCGGATGCCACGCATCTCCATGCAGAGGTGCTCGCACTCCAGCACCACGATCGCACCGCGCGCCCCGAGCTGCGCCATCAGCAGGTCAGCGATCTGCGAGGTGAGGCGTTCCTGCACCTGCGGCCGGCGGGCATAGACCTCCACGAGCCGGGCCAGCTTGGACAGCCCGGTGATCCGCCCGTCGGTGCCGGGGATGTAGCCGATGTGCGCGACACCCTTGAACGGCAGCAGGTGGTGCTCACACATGCTCTGCACCGAGATGTCGCGGACCAGCACGAGTTCTTCGTGGTCCGCCTCGAAGCTGGTGGTGAGCACGGTCGCCGGGTCCACCCGCAGGCCGGCGAAGAGCTCGGCATAGGCGCGGGCCACCCGGGCCGGGGTGCGCTGAAGCCCGTCACGATCCGGGTCCTCACCGACTGCGATGAGAATCTCCCGGACCGCCTTCTCGATCCGCCCGAGGTCGACGGCCTGCTCCACCGGCGTACCGGTGAGCTTGCCGTCGACCAGACGGGCGGCGAGGTAATCGAGTTCGTCCTGCGTGCTGATCTGTTACTGCCCTTCCGAACCGTTCGGGTTCGGTCCGACCGCGATCTGTCCGTCCGCCTCGGCCTGCGCCTTCAGCTTCTCCCGCTCGGCGGGGGTGAGCACCGGCGGAGCCTCCGACGGGAGCCGCTTGCCGAAGCCGTTGAACGGCGACATCGGCGGACGCTTCGCCACCCGGGCGCAGATCCGGTTCATGTCTTCCTGAGTGATGGTTTCCTTCTCCATCAACTCAAGCACCATGTTGTCGAGCACGTCGCGGTATTCGACCAGGATCTCCCAGGCCTCGTCGTGGGCGAGCTCGATGAGCGCCCGCACCTCGGCGTCGATGTCCGCGGCGACCGCGTCCGAGTACGACTTCTCGTGCCCCATGCTGCGGCCCATGAACGGCTCGTCGCCGGTGCTGCCGTACTTCACGGCGCCCAGCTTGGAGCTCATGCCGTACTGCGTGACCATGGCCTTGGCCAGGCCGGTCGCCTTCTCGATGTCGTTGCCGGCGCCGGTGGTCGGCTCGTGGAAGACGAGCTCCTCCGCGGCCCGGCCACCCAGCGCGTACGCCAGCGTGTCGATCATCTCGGCCCGGGTCTGGGTGTACTTGTCCTCGGTCGGCAGAACCAGCGTGTGACCCAGCGAGCGGCCACGCGGCAGGATCGTCACCTTGTGCACCGGGGCGGAGTGCGGCAACGCGTACGCCACCAGGGCGTGCCCACCCTCGTGGTACGCGGTGATCTTCTTTTCCTTGTCGCTCATCGCCCGGGTGCGGCGCTCGGGGCCCGCGATGACCCGGTCGATCGCCTCTTCGAGGAACTCGTTGGAGATCGCCCGCTTCTCGTTACGGGCGGTCAGCAGCGCGGCCTCGTTGATCACGTTGGCCAGGTCGGCGCCGGAGAAACCGGGCGTGCGGCGGGCCACCGAGTCGAGGTCGACGTCCGGCGTGAACGGCTTGCCCTTGGCGTGCACCCGCAGGATGGCCTTGCGACCCTCCATGTCCGGGTTGTCCACCGGGATCTGCCGGTCGAAACGGCCCGGGCGCAGTAGCGCCGGGTCGAGGATGTCGGGCCGGTTGGTGGCCGCGATCAGGATGACGCCGCCCTTGGTGTCGAAGCCGTCCATCTCGACGAGCAGCTGGTTGAGCGTCTGCTCGCGCTCGTCGTGACCGCCGCCCATGCCGGCGCCGCGGTGGCGGCCGACGGCGTCGATCTCGTCGACGAAGACGATCGCCGGAGCGTTCGACTTGGCCTGCTCGAAGAGGTCACGGACCCGGCTGGCGCCGACACCGACGAACATCTCGACGAAGTCGGAACCGGAGATCGAGTAGAACGGCACCCCGGCCTCGCCGGCCACAGCACGGGCGAGGAGCGTCTTACCTGTACCCGGCGAGCCGAAGAGCAGCACGCCCTTCGGGATCTTCGCGCCGAGTGCCTGGTACTTCGCCGGGTTCTGCAGGAAGTCCTTGATCTCGTGCAGCTCCTGGACCGCCTCGTCGGCGCCCGCCACGTCGGCGAACGTCGTCTTCGGCGTGTCCTTGGTGATCATCTTCGCTTTGGACTTGCCGAAGTTGAGCACCCGCGAGCCGCCACCCTGCATCTGCGACATGAACAGCAGCAGCAGGATCACGAGGATCGCGATCGGCAGCAGGTTGATCAGCAGACTGAGCAGGATGTTGTCGCCGGAGACCGTGGCGTTGACCGTCCCGGTGATACGGCCGGCCGACTTGGCTTCGTTGATCTGGTTCCAGATCTCGTCGCCGACCTCGTACGGATACTGGGTCTCGATCTTGTCGGTCGACTTGCCGTTGAACCGCTCCTGCTGCGCGAGATCGATCTGGAGCGTCTGCTCCTTGTCCTTCTGGACGACCTTCTCGATGCCGGGCTGGTTCAGACGCTCAAGGGCGACCGAAGTATCTACCCGCTGGTAACTGGGACCACTGGTGAAGAATGAGCTCAGCGCCACTACGCCGATGATCACCAGAATGATCCAGACCACCGGGCGGCGGAAGAAACGCGTACGTTCCATACTGTTGTCGGGCGCCAAGCGCCCGGACCCTCCTGATCGGCGTCCTGGTCACCTCAACGTCGCCGCCCCGGGTGGTCGGACACCGTCGGCGGCCCCTCCGGCGCTACGCCATTGGTCACTCGACCGTACACCGTAGGTACCGATTGCGAACCCGTGAGGCGGCAGGGCGAACACCCCGTACCCGGCGTCAAGTCGGGGCGGTTCAGGTGCAAAACCGCCCATAACGACCAATACTGAGAACACGCTGAGAAAGCGGTTCAGCTACGGGCGTAGACCTCGGGCTTCAGAACCCCCACGTACGGCAACTCCCGGTAACGCTCCGAGAAGTCCAGGCCGTAGCCGACCACGAACTCGTTCGGGATGTCGAAGCCCACGTACCGCACCGGGACCTGCACCTTCACCGCGTCCGGCTTGCGGAACAGCGCCACCACCTCGACGCTCGCCGGGGAACGCGACTCCAGGTACTTCATCAGCCAGGAGAGGGTGAGACCGGAGTCCACGATGTCCTCGACGACCAGCACGTGCCGGCCGCTGATGTCGCGGTCCAGGTCCTTCAGGATGCGGACCACGCCCGAGGAGGTCGTGCCCTGCCCGTACGAGGACACGGCCATGAACTCCATCTCGGTGGACGGACCGTGCCGCCCGAGCGCACGGGCGAAATCGGCCATGAACATGACCGCGCCCTTCAGCACACAGACCAGCAGAATCCCGTCGACTGCCTCGGTGTGGTCGGCGGAGACCTGCTTCGCGAGCTCGTCGATCTTGTCCCGGATCTGTTGCTCCGAGATGATCACGTGGTCGATGTCGGCGTCGTACCAAGAGCCATCAGCCATGGACCTAAGCCTGCCCCATCGAGGTTACCGTTGGTCGAACGGGGCCGGTTTCCGATCCGGATGCCTCACTTGATATGGGTCGGAACCACCCGAACGAGGTCGCCCGAGCGGCGTGCCACCTCGATCCCACCGGGCAGATGCACCGCGCCCTGCCCGTGCCAGCCGGTCACCAGAGCCTCCAGCGCGACCACGTGCCGGTGTGCCAGCGCGCCGCCCGGCGCACCCAGCTCGCGGGCCCAGCGGTGCAGCACCCGGCTGCGGATCGCCGGTAGTTGACCGGCGAGAACGGACACCGCCAGCCCGGTCCCGGACCGGGCCTGCTCCAAAGCCGTGGCCGACAGCGAGTCCAGTGCGGCGGTGTCGGCGGCCGCCAGCGACGCGGTCCGGGCCAGGTTGCCGACCACCGCCGGGCCGAGCGCGCCGACCAGGGCCGGCAGCGCGGAGGCCCGGACGCGGGACCTCGCGTACGCCGGGTCGGTGTTGTGCGGGTCCTCCCAGGGCGCCAGCCCGAGCGCCGCGCACGCCTTGCGCGTGTCGGAGCGGGCGACCTCGAGCAGCGGGCGGCGGAACACCCCGCGCTGAGCCGGCATCCCGGCCAGCCCGCGCGGACCGGCGCCCCGGGCCAGCGCCAGCAGCACCGTCTCGGCCTGGTCGTCCCGGGTATGTCCGAGCAGCACCGCGGTGGCGCCGAGCTCAGCGGCCGCGTTGTCCAGCGCCGCGTAACGGGCCGTGCGGGCCGCCGCCTCCGGGCCGCCGGGCAGGCCGGCCACCGAGACCGTCTCGATCCGCACCGGGTCGAAGCCGGCGTCACGCGCCCAGGCGGCGACCGACCGGGCGCGCCGGTCCGAACCCTCCTGCAGCCCGTGGTCGACCGTGATCAGGCCGACCTGCGAGCCGATGAACCGCGCCGCCGCTGCCAGCGCCAGCGAATCCGCCCCGCCGGAGCAGGCGACCAGCACCAGACCGTCGCCGGGCAGCGCGCGGCGCACCGCCGTGCGGATCGCCGCCACCGGGGGCGGGATCCGGGCCATCAGCCGTGAACCCGGGCGACCCACGCGTCCGGGTCGCCCAGCTCCTCCAACCGGGGCAGCGTCAGCGGCGACGTGAAGATCTTGTTGAAGCCGGTCATCCCGACCCGCTCCACGACGCCGTGCACGAATTTGCGGCCCTCCGCGTACTGCCGCATCTTGACCTCGACGCCGAGCAGGCGGCGAATCGCCTTCTCCAGCGGGTTGCCGCTCTCGCGGCGGCGGTTGAACTTGGCCCGGATCGACTCCACCGAGGGGATCACCTCGGGACCGACGCCGTCCATCACGAACTCGGCGTGCCCCTCGAGCAGCGTCATCAGGGCGGTCAGCCGGTCGAGCACCGCTTTCTGACCGGGGGTCTGCACGATGTCCAGCACGGACAGGCGGCTCTCCGGGTCGCGGACCGCGTCGGAGAGGGTGGCCACACCGCGGCGCAGCCGCTCCAAAACGTGCTCGCCGCCCTGCGAGGCGTCGACGAACGCCTGCACCTCGCCCAGGAAGTAGCCACGCATCCACGGCACCGCGGTGAACTGGGTCCGGTGGGTCACCTCGTGCAGGCACACCCAGAGCCGGAAGTCCCGGGAGTCTGCGTTGATCTTGCGCTCGACCTCGACGATGTTCGGCGCGTTCAGCAGCAGCTGGCCGGGGTCGCCGGAGAACACCTCATACTGCCCGAGGACGCGACCGGAGAGATAGGCCAGGATGCTGCCGGCCTGCACGCCGGTCACCCGGGACCCGATCGCCTCGGCCAGCGGGCCCGGCGGCTTGTCCCCGGAGAGCCGGGTGACCAGCGGGCCGATCACCTGCTGCAGACCGGCGATGTTCACCTTCGCCCAGTCGCGGCGGTCGACCACCCGTACCGGCGGCACCTCCACCTGCGAGGTCAGCCCCGTGTACGCCGCCACGTGCCCGGCCGCCTCGTCAGTGAGGCTCCGCAGCTCGGACACCACCTGAGTGGCCTCCTCGAAGGAGACCGCGGGGCCGGATTTGGAGAGGGCGCCCGCGGTGGCGGCGGCCAAATCCCAGTCAACGAACTGCGCCATGCAGCCCACCGTACCCGCGCGGCTCCACTCCGCACTCAGGTGAAACCCCCAGATCAACAGCCGCACTGCACGAGCCGGGCCGCCACCTTGTCCAGCGCCGACCGGGCGGTCACCGCGTTCGCCCCGCCCTTCGCCATGATCGCGAAGGCCAGCACCCGGCCGTCCTTGGTGATCAGGACCCCGGCCAGGGTGTTGACCCCGCTCAGCGTCCCGGTCTTGGCCCGGACGATGCCCTGCGCGCTCTGGTTCGGGCTCGGCGTGACGAATCTGGTCCGCATCGTGCCCGACCAGCCGGCCACCGGCAGGCCGTTGAACATGTTGCTCAGGGCGGCCTGCTCACCGCCGGCGGCCAGGGACAGCGTCTGCACCAGCAGGTCGGGGCTGATGTTGTTGCGGGTGGAGAGCCCGCTGGCGTCGTACAGATCGGCTTCGTCAGCCGGCAGGCCCAGCTCGGTGAGCTTCGCGGACATCGCCCCGGCCGCCCCGGCGAAGCTGGCCGGCTGGCCGGCGGCCAGCGCCACCTGCCGCCCGATCGCCTCGGCCAGCACGTTGTCGCTCATCTGCAGCATCCACTCGACCACCTGCACCAGCGGCGGCGATTCCACCATCCCGAGCTCGGTCCCGGCCGCCAGGCCTGCTCCGGCTTCCAGGCTTGCTCCAGCCGATGGCGTGACTCCGGCCGCGGCTGCCGGCGCCTTGCCCCGGCCCACCGCGGTCACCCCGAGGAACTTCGCGAACGCCTTCCCGGCCGCCAGCGCCGGATCCGCGAACCGCGGATCGCCCCCGAAATCGTTGTGCACCGGCTGAACCCGGCCACCGTTGGTCATCAGCGCCTGGATCCGCGCCACCTGCCCGGCCCCGATGTCACCGCTCCCCCAGCCGGGCGCGGTCTCCGGCCCGCTGAACAGCGACGTATCCACCAGCACCTTCGTCGGCTTGGTCCCACCGAGCGCCTTCTTCACCTGCTCAGCCAGCTTGTCCAGCCGCGCCGCGCCGGGAAAGAGCCGCTTCGCGTTGACCCCCAGCGTCACGTCCCCGCCGCCGATGATCACCACCTCGCCGGGGTTCGCCCCCGCCACCACCCGCGTCTGGAACCGGTAGGCCGGCCCCCGAGCCGCCAGCGCGGTCGCCGCGGTCAGCACCTTCGTGGTCGACGCCGGCGTGACCATCCGGTCGGCGTTGCGCTGGTAGAGCACCGTCTCCGAAGCCACATCCAGCACCGACACATGCACGGTCGACCCCAGCGCGGCCGCACCCACCAGCGGATCCAGCGCCGCTTTCACCGCCGCCGTGTCCGGCGTGACCCCGGCTGCCTCCGCCGCGACCAGCACCGGCGTCGGACTCGGCTCCGGCGTGATCGGCACCGAGGTGGGCGCGGTGGTCGGGGTAGCCCCGAGCCACTCATCAACCGGCCCCGGCCGCACCACGAGACCGACAGCCGCCACCAACGCAAGCAGCATCAGCACCGCAAGAGCAGAAACCAATTTGGTACGAGATCTGCGGGGTCCCGCCTCTTCCCGGCGATCTCCGCCGCTGGTCCCGGCCCCAGCGCCGCCGCCGGGCTGAATCACGGTGCCGGCTGAGCCGCCCCCACCTGCCTGCTGCAGCATGCCCGCGCCGGCCGCCCCAGCCGACTGGTGAAGCGTGCCCGCCCCGGCCGACTGATGCTGCCCGCCTGCCCCAGCCGACTGATGCCGCGCGCCGGCCCCGGCGGACTGATTAACCGTGCCCGCGCCGGCCGCCCCGGCGGACTGATGAACCGCGCCCGCGCCCGCCGCCCCGGCGGACTGGTGCAGCGTGCCGGCTCCGGTGCCCGGTTGCGGGGCGCTGGGCGGCACCGACGCCCGCCCGGCGCCTCCTGCGGCATCCGGGCCGCCCACCAGGCCTTGATCACTTACCGGACGGATGCTCGGGGCTACCGAACCCGCCCGCCCGGCAGCGCTCGGTGCCTGCGGCGCACCGGCCACCGGACCGAGCACCTGTGTCTGCTCACCCGGCCCACCGGACGCCCGCGGCGGCTCCCCGGCAGCCTTCGGCGCCGCGCTCGCCGCTGCCCGATTGCCCACCGGGCCGAGCACTTCGGTCTGCTCCCCGGGCCCGCTCGAACCCTGCGCCTGATTCCGCTCCCGCGCGGCGCCCTGTCCAGCGACCGGCCCGGCAGAAGCTTGCGCCCAGTGCGGACCGCTCGTGGCGCTCCGACCCGGCACGCCCAGCACCTGAGTCTGATCCGCCGAGCCGCCGGTCGCTGCGGCCGCCGTGTTGAGCGCCTGCGTCTGCTCCGCCGGCGTGTGGGCCTGCGTCTGCTCCGCCGGCGTGTGGGCCTGCGTCTGCTCCGCCGGCGTGTGGGTGCGCTCCGCCGGGTTGCCCCCGCTCGCAACCCGGCCCTGCCCACCCCCTGGCTGGTTGATCATCTGGGGCTGACCAGCAGGACTTCCCGGCGCGCTGAAAGCCTGCGTCTGGTCCGGGTCGGCGGGCCCCGGCGGCGCCGCCGGGGCGTTCCACGGCCCGACCGGCTGGGGACCGCTCGGCGGGTATCCGCTCGCCGCCGGAGCGCCGACCGCAACCGAAGCAGACCCGGCCGCCTGCGCACCGGAAAAGGGCGCGCGTTCCTCCTGCTGCCAGGGAAAAGGCTGCCGCTCCGGGGCAGGCGTAGGCGGCGGGGAACCCGGCGGCTGCTCTCCCGGCGCCGGGATCGCGGCACGGCCCGGAGTGTGCGGTTGCGACGAAGGTCCCCCGCTGCGATCCGACGACCGACTAGCGCCGTCCGGCCCGTTTTGCGAACCCGACACGCCGGTATTGTCCGGACCGTTATGTGAATCTTGCCTCGTCACACGCCCCTCCTCGCCCGTGGCGTCAGACTTAGGGGAGACTAGCGACATCCGGCACACCGTTGCGCGCGGATCCTGCGGGCCTCTCCATGCCCCGCTTCCCTGCCCGGCGGACCGGTCTATTCAAGCGGGCAAGCAAAAGGGGAGCGAATAATGGATTTCGACGTTCTGGTTGAGATCCCCAAGGGGCAGCGCAACAAGTACGAGGTCGACCACAAGACCGGTCGCATCCGGTTGGACCGGACCCTCTTCACCGCGACTCAGTATCCGGCGGACTACGGATACATCGAGGGCACCCTGGGCCAGGACGGTGACCCGCTGGACGCCCTGGTGCTGATCCAGGAGCCGACCTTCCCTGGTTGCCTGGTCCGGGCCCGCGCGATCGGCATGTACCGGATGACCGACGAGAAGGGCCGCGACGACAAGGTCCTCTGCGTGCCCTACGAGGACCCGCGGCAGGAGCACCTGCGCGACATCCACCACCTGGGCGAGTTCGACCGGATGGAGATCCAGCACTTCTTCACGGTCTACAAGGACCTGGAGCCGGGCAAGTCCGTCGAGGGCGCGACCTGGGTCGGCCGGATCGAGGCGGAGAACGAGATCCGCGCTTCCTTCAAGCGTGCCGAGGCCGCCGAGGCCGAGGGCGAAGAGCACTGACCGCACGCTCCCGCCGTACCGCTGACGACCGCACCTGCGGGGCCCACGCCTCGCAGGTGCGGTCGTTTGGCGTCCTTTCCGTTCCGTTGCTCCGGATCCACCCCTCCCGTCCCGCAAGAACCGACAAACCGGGCAGGGCAAAGCTGGACGCCAAGTGAAGGCGCGGGTGCCTCAGGACAGGCCGGAGACCGCGGTGAACAGGCCGGTGACCGCGCACGCCACCGGAATCACCGCGATCACGGCCAGGGCATCCACGATGTCCGCGGCCCGGCCGATGTAGGGCGAGGGCGGGCGTTCCGCGTACGTCGCTCCGGCAACCACCGTGAGCAGCGCGACCAGGACCGATCCGGCAATGACCACGGGCAGCATGCCCGTACCGATCAGGTCGGCTGTCAGCAGATCAGCGCCGAGCGCCGCCACCCCGGCGAGCCCACCGGCCAGCAGCGGAACGCGCTGCCGCCGGGCGACGAACAGACGCGTCCGCAGCAACAGCGCGACCGCGCTGACCGCGATCAGGACCCGGGCCGAAAGCGTGCCGGCGGCGGCCAGCACGGCGAAGGCCCCGGCCGCCAGGACGGCTTGGCCGAGCAGCATGCCGGCGAGCAATTCCTCGGTACGCGTGACAGCCGCAAAAACCGCCGTGCGATCAAGGTGTTCCCGTTCCCCGGTGGGCGGAACGACCGCAGGCCGGGGTGTCCGCCCCAGCCGAACCGCCAGCAGCGGCAGCAGGCCGATCGCACAGACCACCACCGACAGGAGCACCGCGGCCGCACCGGCGGCAGACGTGATCAGCCCGGCCACCGCGGTCAACGCCCCGAGCAGTCCGGCCGTCACCCCGGCGGTGAAGATCCGGATCCCCGCCGCGACCCCTATCCCACCGAACGCCGCGAAGAGCAGCACCGCGGCCGACCCGGCGAGCAACTCGGGACCGCCTAGCCAGGGAACCGGCGTCAGGATGCCGGCCTCGTCGTCCGAGGTCACCAGGAGGGCGCCCCCGGCGAAGGCATAGGGCAGCGCGTATCCACCGAGGACGACACCGGCGCGCGCGTCCGCGTACGCCCGGGAAGCCGTCGTCGCAGCCAGCGTGAGCAGCGTGGCCACGCCGAGCCCGGCCCAGCCCGCGCCGCCGGACAGGACCGCGA is part of the Actinoplanes sp. NBC_00393 genome and harbors:
- the dacB gene encoding D-alanyl-D-alanine carboxypeptidase/D-alanyl-D-alanine endopeptidase yields the protein MINQPGGGQGRVASGGNPAERTHTPAEQTQAHTPAEQTQAHTPAEQTQALNTAAAATGGSADQTQVLGVPGRSATSGPHWAQASAGPVAGQGAARERNQAQGSSGPGEQTEVLGPVGNRAAASAAPKAAGEPPRASGGPGEQTQVLGPVAGAPQAPSAAGRAGSVAPSIRPVSDQGLVGGPDAAGGAGRASVPPSAPQPGTGAGTLHQSAGAAGAGAVHQSAGAAGAGTVNQSAGAGARHQSAGAGGQHQSAGAGTLHQSAGAAGAGMLQQAGGGGSAGTVIQPGGGAGAGTSGGDRREEAGPRRSRTKLVSALAVLMLLALVAAVGLVVRPGPVDEWLGATPTTAPTSVPITPEPSPTPVLVAAEAAGVTPDTAAVKAALDPLVGAAALGSTVHVSVLDVASETVLYQRNADRMVTPASTTKVLTAATALAARGPAYRFQTRVVAGANPGEVVIIGGGDVTLGVNAKRLFPGAARLDKLAEQVKKALGGTKPTKVLVDTSLFSGPETAPGWGSGDIGAGQVARIQALMTNGGRVQPVHNDFGGDPRFADPALAAGKAFAKFLGVTAVGRGKAPAAAAGVTPSAGASLEAGAGLAAGTELGMVESPPLVQVVEWMLQMSDNVLAEAIGRQVALAAGQPASFAGAAGAMSAKLTELGLPADEADLYDASGLSTRNNISPDLLVQTLSLAAGGEQAALSNMFNGLPVAGWSGTMRTRFVTPSPNQSAQGIVRAKTGTLSGVNTLAGVLITKDGRVLAFAIMAKGGANAVTARSALDKVAARLVQCGC
- a CDS encoding inorganic diphosphatase, giving the protein MDFDVLVEIPKGQRNKYEVDHKTGRIRLDRTLFTATQYPADYGYIEGTLGQDGDPLDALVLIQEPTFPGCLVRARAIGMYRMTDEKGRDDKVLCVPYEDPRQEHLRDIHHLGEFDRMEIQHFFTVYKDLEPGKSVEGATWVGRIEAENEIRASFKRAEAAEAEGEEH
- the tilS gene encoding tRNA lysidine(34) synthetase TilS; amino-acid sequence: MARIPPPVAAIRTAVRRALPGDGLVLVACSGGADSLALAAAARFIGSQVGLITVDHGLQEGSDRRARSVAAWARDAGFDPVRIETVSVAGLPGGPEAAARTARYAALDNAAAELGATAVLLGHTRDDQAETVLLALARGAGPRGLAGMPAQRGVFRRPLLEVARSDTRKACAALGLAPWEDPHNTDPAYARSRVRASALPALVGALGPAVVGNLARTASLAAADTAALDSLSATALEQARSGTGLAVSVLAGQLPAIRSRVLHRWARELGAPGGALAHRHVVALEALVTGWHGQGAVHLPGGIEVARRSGDLVRVVPTHIK
- a CDS encoding zinc-dependent metalloprotease; protein product: MAQFVDWDLAAATAGALSKSGPAVSFEEATQVVSELRSLTDEAAGHVAAYTGLTSQVEVPPVRVVDRRDWAKVNIAGLQQVIGPLVTRLSGDKPPGPLAEAIGSRVTGVQAGSILAYLSGRVLGQYEVFSGDPGQLLLNAPNIVEVERKINADSRDFRLWVCLHEVTHRTQFTAVPWMRGYFLGEVQAFVDASQGGEHVLERLRRGVATLSDAVRDPESRLSVLDIVQTPGQKAVLDRLTALMTLLEGHAEFVMDGVGPEVIPSVESIRAKFNRRRESGNPLEKAIRRLLGVEVKMRQYAEGRKFVHGVVERVGMTGFNKIFTSPLTLPRLEELGDPDAWVARVHG